From a region of the Labilithrix sp. genome:
- a CDS encoding acetyltransferase gives MSPLLVIGAAGHGRVIADIFRARGEKVDAFLDDDPEMKGRTVDGLEVIGPSRLLAESPARVALGIGHSPIRERIARECLELGCTLVTAIHPSAVVAPNVTIGAGTVVMALAVVNVAARLGRGVVVNTGAIVEHECVVGDFAHVSPRATLGGKCRLAELAQLGIGATMLPMTSVGPRSVIGGGALVARDIPADVVATGVPARVRRSLL, from the coding sequence GTGTCACCTCTCCTCGTCATCGGAGCCGCCGGCCACGGGCGAGTGATCGCGGACATCTTCCGTGCTCGCGGTGAGAAGGTGGACGCCTTCCTCGACGACGACCCCGAGATGAAGGGGCGCACGGTCGACGGCCTCGAGGTCATCGGACCGAGCCGCCTGCTCGCGGAGTCGCCCGCACGCGTCGCTCTCGGCATCGGTCACAGTCCTATCCGCGAACGCATCGCGCGGGAGTGCCTCGAGCTCGGCTGCACGCTCGTGACGGCGATCCATCCAAGCGCCGTCGTCGCGCCGAACGTCACGATCGGCGCCGGCACCGTCGTCATGGCGCTCGCCGTGGTGAACGTCGCGGCTCGACTCGGGCGCGGCGTCGTCGTGAACACGGGGGCGATCGTGGAGCACGAATGCGTCGTCGGGGACTTCGCCCACGTCTCGCCGCGGGCGACGCTCGGAGGCAAGTGTCGACTCGCCGAGCTCGCGCAGCTCGGCATCGGCGCGACCATGCTACCGATGACCTCGGTCGGCCCCCGATCGGTGATCGGCGGCGGTGCCCTCGTCGCGCGCGACATCCCCGCCGACGTCGTCGCGACGGGCGTCCCCGCCCGCGTGCGGCGGTCCCTCTTGTGA
- a CDS encoding polysaccharide biosynthesis protein, protein MLRNFVITYRRFLVVVVHAALWTFALAASFLLRFEFTIPAAYRALGLKLVLLTLGMRSLVHWRLGLFHGLWRYSGARDLISLFKGAVISSFLIATIWAFLATGTFPRSILILDFAFSILVVGGVRFGIRTIREVVLQSMRSTPARGESRRRRILVLGAGDAGEMLMREIVRIYGHRYDPVGFLDDASHKQNERIHGLPVLGPISDVVPICARERIDEIILAIPSMTGTQIRQIVGLCRPTGASLRTLPAVDSLIDGRVTVSQLADVAIEDLLGREPVTLDTEAIEDFIRGRVILVTGAGGSIGSELCKQICRFGPRTLLLVEQAENNLFEVHRALIAEHREVSIIPCVADICDSRRLETIFERERPAVVFHAAAHKHVPMMESNPGEAIKNNVFGTKKVADAAHRFGVEKFVMVSTDKAVNPTSVMGVSKRVAELYIQALSQTSRTHFIAVRFGNVLGSAGSVIPIFKEQIKAGGPVTVTHPEMRRYFMTIPEACQLILQAGTMGRGGEIFILDMGEPVKIVDLARDLIRLSGFEVDDVPIVFSGVRPGEKLFEELSFDAEKAEKTGHPKIFVGMLGFTPLAELEHGLVRLHTLTDGSAPERIRTELKRLVPEYSPELNSDRPPPASSSKAVVIRAEESDAPTLVTTETPAL, encoded by the coding sequence ATGCTGCGCAATTTCGTCATCACGTATCGACGCTTTCTCGTCGTCGTCGTGCACGCCGCGCTGTGGACGTTTGCGCTCGCTGCCTCATTCCTCCTGCGCTTTGAGTTCACGATCCCGGCCGCTTACCGCGCGCTGGGGCTCAAGCTGGTCCTCCTCACGCTCGGCATGAGGAGCCTCGTACACTGGCGGCTCGGCCTATTTCACGGGCTCTGGCGCTACTCCGGCGCGCGGGACCTGATCTCTCTCTTCAAGGGCGCGGTCATCTCGTCGTTCCTCATTGCGACGATCTGGGCGTTCCTCGCGACGGGGACCTTCCCGCGCTCGATCCTCATCCTCGATTTCGCATTCAGCATCCTCGTCGTCGGTGGCGTCCGCTTCGGCATCCGTACCATTCGCGAGGTCGTCCTCCAGAGCATGCGCTCGACCCCGGCGCGCGGCGAGAGCCGACGGCGGCGCATCCTCGTGCTCGGAGCGGGTGACGCCGGCGAGATGCTGATGCGTGAAATCGTTCGCATTTACGGTCATCGTTACGACCCTGTCGGCTTCCTCGACGACGCGAGCCACAAGCAGAACGAACGGATCCACGGCCTCCCCGTCCTCGGACCGATCAGCGATGTCGTCCCCATCTGCGCGAGGGAGCGGATCGACGAGATCATCCTCGCCATCCCCTCGATGACTGGCACACAGATCCGCCAGATCGTGGGCCTTTGTCGTCCGACGGGCGCGAGCCTCCGCACGCTTCCCGCCGTCGACAGCCTCATCGATGGCCGCGTCACCGTGAGCCAGCTCGCGGACGTCGCGATCGAGGACCTCCTCGGTCGCGAGCCGGTCACGCTCGACACGGAAGCGATCGAAGACTTCATTCGCGGTCGCGTCATCCTCGTCACCGGCGCGGGCGGAAGCATCGGCTCGGAGCTGTGCAAGCAGATCTGCCGCTTCGGTCCGAGGACCCTCCTCCTCGTCGAACAAGCCGAGAACAACCTGTTCGAGGTTCACCGCGCGCTCATCGCGGAGCACCGCGAGGTCTCCATCATTCCCTGCGTTGCCGACATCTGTGACTCGCGCCGTCTCGAGACGATCTTCGAGCGTGAACGGCCAGCGGTCGTCTTCCACGCCGCCGCGCACAAGCACGTGCCGATGATGGAGAGCAACCCGGGCGAGGCGATCAAGAACAACGTCTTCGGTACGAAGAAGGTCGCGGACGCCGCCCACCGGTTCGGGGTCGAGAAGTTCGTCATGGTCTCGACCGACAAGGCCGTCAACCCGACGTCGGTGATGGGCGTGTCGAAGCGCGTCGCCGAACTCTACATCCAGGCACTCTCGCAGACGAGCCGCACGCACTTCATCGCCGTCCGCTTCGGCAATGTGCTCGGCAGCGCGGGGAGCGTGATCCCGATCTTCAAGGAGCAGATCAAGGCGGGTGGACCGGTCACCGTCACTCACCCCGAGATGCGTCGCTACTTCATGACCATCCCGGAGGCATGCCAGCTCATCTTGCAAGCCGGCACGATGGGCCGCGGCGGAGAGATCTTCATCCTCGACATGGGTGAGCCCGTGAAGATCGTCGACCTCGCGCGGGACCTCATCCGTCTCTCCGGATTCGAGGTCGACGACGTCCCGATCGTCTTCTCCGGTGTCCGGCCAGGAGAGAAACTGTTCGAGGAGCTCTCCTTCGACGCCGAGAAGGCAGAAAAAACGGGGCACCCGAAGATCTTCGTCGGGATGCTGGGCTTCACTCCGCTGGCCGAGCTCGAGCACGGCCTCGTCCGCCTTCATACGCTCACGGATGGCTCGGCGCCGGAGCGCATACGCACGGAGCTCAAGCGGCTCGTCCCGGAGTATTCGCCCGAGCTGAACAGCGACCGTCCACCGCCGGCGTCGTCCTCCAAGGCAGTCGTGATTCGCGCGGAGGAGAGCGACGCTCCGACCCTCGTGACCACGGAGACGCCCGCGCTCTGA
- a CDS encoding protein kinase: MSGRLQPGYMFPGTVYRVVRHVATGGMGSLYEVEDTTVGRHYVLKTLHPELVERADLAIRMREEARALGKLQHPNIVQVITAGVTSDAQRMPFYVMERLVGHNLRAVLDVRKKEGGIGLGQALRIAIDVASALQHAHEKQLVHRDVKPENIFLHRGPKGTEIKLVDFGIVRMLNREATLTRGKFVGTMKYSSPEQITGLREIGPASDLYSLALVLYEMIRLRGPFDDAPDHLKIGFAHANETPSPLSLHVATTPPDVDALVNQALAKQPEARPPSCAAFAAALRVALERLEAAPRHGTDVELLSVQHPIDLKDDVTETSAGLPPTVPEGVVAPAPAPAPAVTQTDPAVSATLVAPPPTPPMGPPPLAAPGRMVTAVLGPPAPPPHAAVTPLQGAAMHPGALAPGGAAMHSGAPAPHGALAPGGAAMHSGAPAPHGALAPGGVAMHSGAAPPAPPAPHGALAPGGAAMHPGAPPPHGALPLGAAASHGALPRGGAPPPGGAAMHPGAPAGARVVDRDAPTRVPPPSVEAPRAPSNDTVVDGPTTPLSPSVSAEPPPPKPQAFISTVHTRPRRDRASIVVVGIAAALALVMITGALLFVRRPWSGPHDAVTTEVPAK; the protein is encoded by the coding sequence ATGTCGGGGCGGCTTCAACCGGGCTACATGTTCCCAGGCACGGTCTATCGTGTCGTCCGTCATGTCGCGACGGGAGGCATGGGATCGCTCTATGAGGTCGAGGACACGACCGTCGGGCGGCACTATGTCCTGAAGACGTTGCACCCTGAGCTCGTGGAGCGCGCCGATCTTGCGATCCGTATGCGTGAGGAGGCGCGGGCGCTTGGGAAGCTCCAGCATCCCAACATCGTTCAAGTCATCACCGCCGGGGTCACGAGCGACGCGCAGAGGATGCCGTTTTACGTGATGGAGCGGCTCGTCGGGCACAACCTCCGTGCCGTCCTCGACGTGCGGAAGAAAGAGGGCGGCATCGGGCTCGGCCAAGCCCTCCGCATTGCGATCGACGTCGCGAGCGCGTTGCAGCACGCGCACGAGAAGCAGCTCGTTCACCGCGACGTGAAACCGGAGAACATCTTCCTCCACCGCGGCCCGAAGGGGACCGAGATCAAGCTCGTCGACTTCGGGATCGTCCGGATGCTCAACCGCGAGGCCACGCTCACGCGCGGCAAGTTCGTCGGCACGATGAAGTACTCGTCGCCGGAGCAGATCACGGGGCTGCGCGAGATCGGGCCGGCGAGCGATCTCTACTCGCTCGCGCTGGTGCTCTACGAGATGATCCGGTTGCGCGGGCCTTTCGACGACGCGCCGGACCACCTCAAGATCGGGTTCGCGCACGCCAACGAGACGCCGTCTCCGCTCTCGCTCCACGTCGCGACGACCCCACCCGACGTCGACGCGCTCGTGAACCAGGCGCTCGCGAAGCAGCCCGAGGCGCGGCCCCCGTCGTGCGCCGCCTTCGCGGCAGCGCTGCGCGTCGCGCTGGAGCGCCTCGAGGCCGCGCCGAGGCATGGCACTGACGTCGAGCTCCTGTCCGTCCAGCATCCGATCGACCTCAAGGACGACGTCACCGAGACGAGCGCCGGTCTGCCTCCGACCGTCCCTGAAGGTGTGGTCGCGCCGGCGCCCGCGCCCGCCCCCGCGGTCACGCAAACGGACCCCGCCGTCTCCGCCACGCTCGTCGCGCCGCCGCCGACCCCGCCGATGGGCCCACCGCCGCTCGCCGCCCCAGGCCGCATGGTCACCGCCGTGCTCGGTCCGCCGGCGCCTCCACCGCACGCCGCCGTCACGCCGCTACAGGGCGCGGCCATGCATCCGGGCGCGCTCGCACCCGGCGGCGCGGCCATGCATTCGGGCGCGCCCGCCCCGCATGGTGCGCTCGCACCCGGCGGCGCGGCCATGCATTCGGGCGCGCCCGCCCCGCATGGTGCGCTCGCACCTGGCGGCGTGGCCATGCATTCGGGCGCGGCCCCGCCCGCCCCGCCCGCCCCGCATGGTGCGCTCGCACCCGGCGGCGCGGCCATGCATCCGGGCGCGCCGCCTCCGCATGGTGCGCTCCCGCTCGGCGCGGCCGCCTCACATGGCGCGCTCCCGCGCGGCGGCGCACCCCCACCCGGCGGCGCGGCGATGCATCCGGGCGCGCCCGCCGGCGCGCGCGTCGTCGATCGCGATGCGCCCACGCGCGTGCCGCCGCCGAGCGTCGAAGCCCCGCGTGCGCCCTCGAACGACACCGTCGTCGACGGGCCCACGACGCCGCTGAGCCCGAGCGTCTCGGCCGAGCCGCCGCCGCCGAAACCACAAGCCTTCATCTCCACCGTCCACACGCGGCCACGTCGCGACCGCGCCTCCATCGTCGTCGTCGGGATCGCGGCCGCGCTCGCGCTCGTCATGATCACCGGCGCGCTCCTGTTCGTGCGGCGGCCGTGGAGCGGTCCGCACGACGCGGTCACGACCGAGGTTCCGGCCAAATAG
- a CDS encoding ATP-dependent helicase HrpB encodes MTPLPIDEVLPEVVRTLAPEGGSLVLEAPPGAGKTTRAPRALLDAGIDGDIVVLEPRRLAARLAARRVAEELGEKVGQTVGYTVRFEDVSSKKTRVRFVTEGVLTRRLVADPALRGVAAVLLDEVHERHLQGDVALALLRRLQRTTRPDLRLAAMSATLDAAPIASFLGCPVVRSAGKRFDVAIEHEATADDRRLELKVASAVRGLVQRGLDGHVLVFLPGAADIRRALESCAKLASENDLLLLPLHGDLPAAEQDRAVGRSERRKLILSTNVAESSVTIDGIVAVVDSGLVRVARHAPWSGLPVTAIEKTSRASAAQRAGRAGRTRPGRAIRLYTKVDHDARPEHDTPEILRVDLAQTLLELRAAGTPTLQWLDAPKADAVAAAEALLARLDAVDASGAITETGRRMLGFPLHPRQARLLVEAARRGVGEEGCVLAALVGERDIRSSAKTRFEGGGGGGGGPRARDVGTERSDLLALLDLFHEAEGSGFAAHTLRAMDLDVGAAHSARRATQQLRRALGRDGGTARPEGPKAIDDALLMSVLAGFPDRVARRRKPGSRDLALAQGGAAELAETSAVRDAPWMVAVDAELVRGRTVVRVASEIEPEWLIDLFADRIRDTADLAFDEAKGVVTGGSKMTYDALAIAESGGLDPKDPAVAELLFERARARGARAFAPAGELDRWLARARFAASQDPDVAAPSDADVLATLRELCAGKKSFRELEEAGLLETLKAKTGAYGRIEALAPERITLASTRTAKIHYDGGKPPWVESYLQDFIGTKNVPSAGRVPIVLHLLAPNKRAVQVTTDLPGFWERHYPAIRKELMRKYPRHAWPEDTSTPVPPRLPRRR; translated from the coding sequence CTGACTCCCCTCCCCATCGACGAGGTGCTGCCCGAGGTCGTGCGCACCCTCGCGCCGGAGGGCGGGAGCCTCGTCCTCGAGGCGCCGCCGGGCGCGGGGAAGACGACGCGCGCGCCGCGGGCGCTGCTCGACGCCGGTATCGACGGGGACATCGTCGTCCTCGAGCCGCGACGGCTGGCCGCGCGGCTCGCGGCGCGGCGCGTCGCGGAGGAGCTCGGGGAGAAGGTCGGGCAGACGGTCGGGTACACCGTCCGCTTCGAGGACGTCTCGAGCAAGAAGACGCGCGTGCGGTTCGTGACCGAGGGCGTGCTCACGCGGAGGCTCGTCGCGGATCCGGCGCTCCGCGGCGTCGCGGCGGTGCTCCTCGACGAGGTGCACGAGCGGCACCTCCAGGGCGACGTCGCCCTCGCGCTGTTGCGGCGGCTCCAGCGGACGACGCGGCCCGACCTCCGCCTCGCCGCGATGTCGGCGACGCTCGACGCCGCGCCGATCGCGTCGTTCCTCGGGTGCCCCGTCGTGCGGTCGGCGGGGAAGCGGTTCGACGTCGCGATCGAGCACGAAGCGACGGCGGACGACCGGCGGCTCGAGCTCAAGGTCGCGTCCGCCGTGCGTGGGCTCGTGCAGCGAGGGCTCGACGGGCACGTGCTCGTGTTCCTCCCCGGCGCGGCCGACATCCGGCGCGCGCTCGAGAGCTGCGCGAAGCTCGCGAGCGAGAACGACCTCCTGCTCCTCCCGCTCCACGGCGATCTGCCGGCGGCGGAGCAGGACCGCGCGGTCGGCCGCTCCGAAAGGCGTAAATTGATTCTATCGACGAATGTCGCAGAATCGAGTGTTACGATAGACGGCATCGTCGCGGTCGTCGACAGCGGGCTCGTCCGCGTCGCGCGGCACGCGCCGTGGTCGGGGCTGCCGGTGACGGCGATCGAGAAGACGTCGCGCGCGTCGGCGGCGCAGCGCGCGGGCCGCGCCGGACGCACGCGGCCGGGGCGCGCGATCCGGCTCTACACGAAGGTCGATCACGACGCGCGGCCGGAGCACGACACGCCGGAGATCCTCCGCGTCGATCTCGCGCAGACGCTGCTCGAGCTGCGCGCGGCGGGGACGCCGACACTACAGTGGCTCGATGCGCCGAAGGCCGACGCGGTCGCGGCGGCGGAGGCGCTCCTCGCGCGGCTCGACGCCGTCGACGCAAGCGGCGCGATCACGGAGACGGGGCGGCGGATGCTCGGGTTTCCGCTCCATCCGCGGCAGGCGCGGCTGCTCGTGGAGGCGGCGCGGCGTGGGGTCGGCGAGGAGGGCTGCGTGCTCGCGGCGCTCGTGGGCGAGCGGGACATCCGGAGCTCCGCGAAGACGCGGTTCGAGGGCGGCGGTGGTGGTGGCGGCGGACCGCGCGCGCGGGACGTCGGGACCGAGCGGAGCGATCTCCTCGCGCTCCTCGATCTGTTTCATGAAGCGGAGGGCTCGGGCTTCGCCGCCCACACGCTCCGCGCGATGGACCTCGACGTCGGCGCCGCCCACTCCGCGCGGCGCGCGACGCAGCAGCTCCGGCGCGCGCTGGGGCGCGACGGCGGCACGGCGCGTCCGGAGGGACCGAAGGCGATCGACGACGCGCTGCTCATGTCCGTGCTCGCGGGGTTCCCCGACCGCGTGGCGCGGCGGCGCAAGCCGGGCTCGCGGGACCTCGCGCTCGCGCAGGGCGGCGCCGCGGAGCTCGCGGAGACGAGCGCGGTGCGCGACGCGCCGTGGATGGTCGCGGTCGACGCGGAGCTCGTGCGCGGGCGGACGGTGGTGCGCGTCGCGAGCGAGATCGAGCCGGAGTGGCTCATCGATCTGTTCGCCGATCGCATCCGCGACACGGCGGACCTCGCGTTCGACGAGGCGAAGGGCGTCGTCACCGGCGGCTCGAAGATGACCTACGACGCGCTCGCGATCGCGGAGAGCGGCGGGCTCGATCCGAAGGATCCCGCCGTCGCGGAGCTGCTCTTCGAGCGGGCGCGGGCGCGTGGGGCGCGGGCGTTCGCGCCGGCGGGCGAGCTCGATCGCTGGCTCGCGCGCGCGCGGTTCGCGGCGTCGCAGGATCCGGACGTCGCGGCGCCGAGCGACGCCGACGTCCTCGCGACGCTGCGGGAGCTGTGCGCCGGGAAGAAGAGCTTCCGCGAGCTCGAGGAGGCGGGGCTGCTCGAGACGCTCAAGGCGAAGACGGGCGCGTACGGACGCATCGAGGCGCTCGCGCCGGAGCGCATCACGCTCGCGAGCACGCGCACGGCGAAGATCCACTACGACGGGGGCAAGCCGCCGTGGGTCGAGTCGTACCTGCAGGACTTCATCGGCACGAAGAACGTGCCGTCCGCGGGTCGCGTGCCGATCGTGCTGCACCTGCTCGCACCGAACAAACGCGCGGTGCAGGTGACGACCGATCTGCCCGGCTTCTGGGAGCGCCACTACCCCGCGATCCGCAAGGAGCTGATGCGCAAGTACCCGCGGCACGCGTGGCCGGAGGACACGAGCACGCCGGTGCCGCCGCGTTTGCCGCGGCGACGCTGA
- a CDS encoding UDP-N-acetylmuramate dehydrogenase, translating into MDPVRVSDHAPLAPLTTLRLGGPAKRLVTAEREAELVDIVREVDRRKDALLVIGGGSNLVVSDNGWDGTVVRIGTRGRTVAPDPGDADRVLVTVQAGEPWDDLVGSLVDDGLAGVECLAGIPGLAGATPMQNVGAYGQDVGDTIVSLRALDRARGEIVTFDRAACGFAYRSSVFRGKDRHVILDVTFALRQSRESTPIKYTELARALGVQEGDRAPLDEVCRTVTALRRKKGMVLDPSDPDTTSAGSFFTNPILTPDELARLRTRVNVEFPVFAESDGRAKVSAGWLIEHAGFPKGYAAGRVAVSSKHALALTNRGGATTTELVALARKIRDGVQQRFGVTLENEPVFVGVSL; encoded by the coding sequence ATGGATCCAGTGCGCGTCTCCGATCACGCACCCCTCGCGCCGCTCACGACCCTCCGCCTCGGCGGTCCGGCGAAGCGCCTCGTCACGGCGGAGCGCGAGGCCGAGCTCGTCGACATCGTGCGCGAGGTCGACCGCCGCAAGGACGCGCTCCTCGTCATCGGCGGCGGCTCGAACCTCGTCGTCTCCGACAACGGCTGGGACGGCACGGTCGTGCGCATCGGCACCCGCGGCCGCACCGTCGCGCCCGACCCCGGCGACGCCGATCGCGTCCTCGTCACGGTCCAGGCCGGCGAGCCATGGGACGATCTCGTCGGCTCCCTCGTCGACGACGGTCTCGCCGGCGTGGAGTGTCTCGCTGGCATCCCGGGCCTCGCCGGCGCGACCCCGATGCAGAACGTCGGCGCGTACGGCCAGGACGTCGGCGACACGATCGTCTCGCTCCGCGCCCTCGACCGCGCGCGCGGCGAGATCGTCACCTTCGATCGCGCCGCCTGCGGCTTCGCCTACCGCAGCAGCGTCTTCCGCGGAAAGGACCGCCACGTCATCCTCGACGTCACCTTCGCCCTCCGCCAGAGCCGCGAGAGCACGCCGATCAAATACACGGAGCTCGCGCGCGCCCTCGGCGTCCAGGAAGGCGACCGCGCCCCGCTCGACGAGGTCTGCCGCACCGTCACCGCCCTCCGCCGCAAGAAGGGCATGGTCCTCGACCCCTCCGATCCCGACACCACGAGCGCCGGCTCCTTCTTCACGAACCCGATCCTCACCCCCGACGAGCTCGCCCGCCTCCGCACCCGCGTCAATGTCGAATTTCCCGTATTCGCCGAGTCCGACGGCCGCGCGAAGGTCAGCGCAGGCTGGCTCATCGAGCACGCCGGCTTCCCCAAGGGCTACGCCGCCGGCCGCGTCGCGGTCTCGAGCAAACACGCCCTCGCCCTCACGAACCGCGGCGGCGCGACGACGACCGAGCTCGTCGCGCTCGCCCGCAAGATCCGCGACGGCGTCCAGCAACGCTTCGGCGTGACCCTCGAAAACGAGCCGGTGTTCGTCGGCGTCTCCCTCTGA
- a CDS encoding Uma2 family endonuclease: MEPGTDGPWPAPDTSHLITEDGKPVDSVFAEKQMRLLTESLYSGWKPGRRFFAAANVGVFAIAQNPAIVPDAFLSLDVEPKPVTGPERRQSYFVWEYGKPPDVVIEIVSNTDGGELSDKLRDYERMRVTHYVVFDPLGKTGAGEVMSFTLMGGVYVHQPQPRFASIGLSLVVWDGVFEDLRERWLRWADLDGVLIPTGNERAATAEARASTEEARATTAEARATTAEARAAMLEARLRELGVEPGD, encoded by the coding sequence ATGGAGCCGGGCACGGACGGTCCGTGGCCCGCGCCGGACACTAGCCACCTCATCACCGAGGACGGCAAGCCGGTGGACAGCGTGTTCGCAGAGAAGCAGATGCGTCTGCTCACGGAGTCGCTCTACAGCGGCTGGAAGCCGGGGCGGCGGTTCTTCGCCGCCGCCAACGTCGGCGTCTTCGCGATCGCGCAGAATCCGGCGATCGTGCCCGACGCGTTCCTGAGCCTCGACGTCGAGCCGAAGCCGGTGACCGGCCCCGAACGGCGGCAGTCGTACTTCGTGTGGGAGTACGGCAAGCCGCCGGACGTCGTGATCGAGATCGTGTCCAACACCGACGGCGGCGAGCTCAGCGACAAGCTGCGCGACTACGAACGAATGCGGGTGACGCACTACGTGGTGTTCGACCCGCTCGGCAAGACCGGAGCCGGCGAGGTGATGTCGTTCACGCTCATGGGCGGCGTCTACGTCCACCAGCCGCAGCCGCGCTTCGCGTCGATCGGGCTGAGCCTCGTCGTTTGGGACGGCGTGTTCGAGGACCTCCGCGAGCGCTGGCTGCGCTGGGCAGACCTCGACGGAGTCTTGATTCCCACCGGCAACGAGCGCGCGGCGACCGCGGAGGCGCGCGCGTCGACCGAGGAGGCAAGGGCCACGACCGCCGAGGCGCGAGCCACGACCGCCGAGGCGCGGGCGGCGATGCTCGAGGCTCGGCTGCGGGAGCTCGGCGTCGAGCCCGGTGACTGA